In Beutenbergia cavernae DSM 12333, the DNA window TGTTCATCTACGGGGACTCCGGCCTCGGCAAGACGCACCTCCTGCACGCGATCGGCCACTACGCGCAGCGCCTCTACCCGGGGATCGCCGTCCGCTACGTGAACTCGGAGGAGTTCACCAACGACTTCATCAACTCGATCCGCGACGACAAGGCCGAGGCGTTCCAGCGCCGGTACCGCAGCGTCGAGGTCCTCCTGGTCGACGACATCCAGTTCCTGCAGGGCAAGGAACAGACGATGGAGGAGTTCTTCCACACGTTCAACACCCTGCACAACGCGAACAAGCAGGTCGTCATCACGTCCGATGTCGCACCGAAGTACCTCGAGGGCTTCGCCGACCGCATGCGCTCGAGGTTCGAGTGGGGCCTCATCACCGACATCCAGCCGCCCGACCTCGAGACGCGGATCGCGATCCTGCGCAAGAAGGCCGGCAGCGAGCGACTCTCCGCCCCCGACGACGTGCTCGAGTACATCGCGTCCCGCATCTCGACGAACATCCGCGAGCTCGAGGGCGCGCTCATCCGCGTGACGGCGTTCGCGAACCTCAACGAGCAACAGGTCGATCTCGCGCTCGCCGAGATGGTGCTGAAGGACCTCATCACCGACGACGACACGACCGAGATCACGCCGGCCGTCATCATGGCGCAGACGGCGAACTACTTCGGGGTCTCGATCGACGCGCTGTGCAGCGCCGACCGCACCCGCGTGCTCGTCAACGCCCGCCAGATCGCCATGTACCTGTGCCGCGAGCTCACGGACCTCTCGCTCCCGAAGATCGGGCAGATCTTCGGCGGCCGCGACCACACCACGGTCATGCACGCGAACCGGAAGATCCGCGAGCTCATGGCGAAGCAGCGCTCGACGTTCAACCAGGTCACCGAGCTCACGAACCGCATCAAGCAGCAGAACCGCGCCTGATCGCCGTCGTGGCGGACGACGTCGTCCGCGTCTCCTGTGTCCGCCGACGGTCCGCCCTGCCGCACCCACAGCGGCGACACGCGCCATCCGGCGCGCCCACCTCAACCTTCAGCGTCTCGTTGAGGGTTGAAGTCTTCACAGGTGTGCACAACCCTGTGGATCACCGTGGAAACCTCACGTCCGCTCGTGGACGGCCGCACCTGTTCCGGTGGACGGCCGGCGAACCACAGATGACGATCCACGCACACCCGGCGTCGACGCGCAGGTGACCTCACAGCTCGTCCACACGTCGAAACGCGGCGCGACCTGCGCCGTCGTCGGTCATCCACACGATCCACACTGCCGACAACAACGACGAGTCCTTCCTCGAGATGATGATGTGGATACCGACCAGTGCCGGCCGGTCCGACTCCTCGAATCTCACGCGCCTCTCGCGGGGCAGGACGTCGCCTGCCTCGCGTAGGGTTGGCCCGCTGCCACCGTGACGAGCTCGTCAGGGTGCGCAACCGCCGTCGCGTGAGCAGAGAGGGCCACAGATCGTGAAGTTCAGGGTTGACCGAGACGTCCTGGCCGACGCGGTGACGTGGACCGCCCGGACGTTGCCCACCCGGCCCTCCATCCCGGTGCTCGCCGGCGTGCGGATCGAGGCAGATCCGCAGGGCGCGCTCCGCTTGTCGAGCTTCGACTACGAGGTCTCCGCGCTGTCGGAGATCGCGGCGGACGTCCCCGACGCCGGCACGGTGCTCGTCTCCGGCCGGCTCCTCGCCGAGATCTCGCGGGCGCTGCCCGGCAAGCCGGTGGACGTCGAGCTGGACGGCACGCGGGTCGTGCTGACGTGCGGGTCCAGCCGGTTCACGTTGCTGACGATGCCGCTCGACGACTACCCGTCGCTGCCGGCGATGCCGCCGGCGTCCGGCACCGTCGACGCCGGCACGCTGGCCGAGGCCGTGGCGCAGGTGACGATCGCCGCGAGCCGCGACGAGACGCTCCCGCTGCTCACGGGTGTGCGCGTGGAGATCGAGGGCGACAAGCTCACGCTCCTCGCAACCGACCGGTACCGGCTCGCGATGCGCGAACTTTCCTGGAACCCGGCGTCCCCGGGCCTGGAGGCGACGGCGCTCGTGCGGGCACGGACCCTCTCCGAGGTCGCGAAGTCGCTCACGAGCGCCGGCGCGGTGAGCATCTCGCTGCCGAACGGCGACGGCAAGGATCTCGTCGGGTTCGAGGCCGGCGGCCGCCGGACGACGTCGCTGCTGGTCGAGGGTGACTACCCGCCCGTGCGGCGGCTGTTCCCGGAGGCCACGACGTCGCACGCCGTCGCGTCCACCAACGAGCTCGTCGAGGCGGCGCGGCGCGTGTCGCTCGTCGCCGAGCGCAACACACCGATCCGCCTGACCTTCAGCGAGGGCCAGGTCGTGCTCGAGGCCGGCCAGGGTGACGACGCGCAGGCGTCCGAGGCCATCGAGTCGACGCTGACCGGCGAGCCGATCACGACGGCGTTCAACCCCGGGTACCTGCTCGACGGGCTCGGCGTCGTGGGGACGGAGTTCACGCGCCTGTCGTTCACGCACGGCACGAAGCCGGCCGTGCTCACCGGGCAGCCGAAGCTCGAGGACGACGACGCCGACCGGGACGTGTTCCGCTACCTGATCCAACCCATCCGTTTCGCGAGCTGACGCCCGTCGACGGCGAGCGCCGTCGTCGACGTGCCCACCGACCACCAGGAGGACGGCATGCACATCGGACTCGTCGGGATCGGTCGGATGGGCGCGAACATGCAGGAGCGCCTGCGCGAGCACGGCCACGAGGTGACGGGCTACGACCAGGACCCGGGCGTGTCCGACGTCGCCAGCCTGGAGCAGCTGGTGGCCGCGCTCCCAGCACCGCGGGTGGTGTGGGTGATGGTGCCGGCGGGCGAGATCACGCACGCGGTGATCGGCGACCTCCGAGGCCTCCTCGCCGCCGGTGACCTCGTGATCGACGGCGGCAACTCCAACTTCCGCGAGGACAAGGTGCACGCCGACGACCTCGCGGGTCACGGCATCCGCTACCTCGACGTCGGCGTCTCCGGTGGTGTCTGGGGCCGCGAGAACGGGTACGGGCTCATGGTCGGCGGAGCACCGGACGACGTCGCCGAGGTGATGCCGGTCTTCGACGCGCTCCGCCCGGAGGGCGATCGTGACGAGGGCTTCGTCCACGTGGGGCCGGTGGGCGCGGGGCACTACGCGAAGATGGTGCACAACGGCATCGAGTACGGCCTCATGCAGTCCTACGCCGAGGGCTACGAGATCCTGGCGGCGCGGGACGACCTCGTGGCCGACGTCGGCGGGGTGTTCAAGGCGTGGCAGCGCGGCACGGTGGTGCGGTCCTGGCTCCTCGAGCTCATGGTGCGCGCGCTGGAGCAGGACCCGGACCTGGAGCAGATCTCCGGCTGGACGGCGGACTCCGGCGAGGGCCGGTGGACGGTGCAGGAGGCGGTGGAGCACGCCGTCCCGGCGCCGGTGATCAGCGCGGCCCTGTTCGCCCGGTTCGCGTCCCGGCAGGAGGACTCGCCGGCGATGAAGGCCGTCGCGGCGTTGCGGCAGCAGTTCGGCGGGCACGCCACGAAGCCCGCCGCGGACGGCTGATCCGCCGCACGTGTACGTCTCCGACCTCGCCCTCACGGACTTCCGCTCCTACGCCGACCTCGTCATCGGCCTGGAGCCGGGCATCACGGCGTTCGTCGGACCGAACGGCCAGGGCAAGACGAACCTCGTCGAGGCCATCGGGTACCTGGGCACGTTCTCGAGCCACCGCGTCTCCGGCGACGCCGCCCTGGTGCGGTGGGGCGCGGAGCGCGCCGTGGTCCGGGCGAAGGTGGTGAGGCGTGCCCGCCCGACGTTGGTCGAGCTCGAGATCGTCGCCGGGCGCGCCAACCGCGCCCGGGTGGACCGGTCGCCGGTCTCGCGAGTGCGGGAGGCCGCAGGGATCGCCCGCTCGGTGATCTTCGCCCCCGAGGACCTCGCCCTGGTCAAGGGAGATCCGGACGGCCGCCGCCGGTTCCTCGACGACCTGCTCGTGCAGCTCAGCCCACGGCTGGCCGGGGTGCGGTCGGAGTACGAGCGGGTGCTGCGCCAGCGCACCGCGCTGCTGAAGTCGGCGGGTCCGGCGCGGCGCAGGTCCGGCGACGGTGAGCCGGCGGCGCTGCGCACGCTCGACGTGTGGGACGGTCACCTGGCTCGGGCCGGCGCCGAGCTCGTCGCGGCCCGGGTGCGCCTCGTCCAGGACCTGCGGCCCCATGTCGGCGCCACGTACGAGCAGGTGAGCGCGGCCCAGAGCGAGGCCCGGATCTCCTATCGCGCGAGCGTCGAGGAGGCGCGGCCCGACGACGCCCCCACGGAGGTCGTGGAGTCCGTCGAGACCGAGCTCACCCGCGCGGATCTCGTCGAGGCGCGCCTGCTCGAGGCGATGGCGCGCCTGCGGACGCGGGAGATCGAACGCGGCGTCAGCCTCGTGGGACCGCATCGCGACGACCTCGTGCTCACGCTCGCCGACATGCCCGCGAAGGGATACGCGTCGCACGGCGAGTCCTGGTCGTATGCGCTGGCCTTGCGCCTCGCCTCGTACGCGCTGCTGCGCGACGACGGCGAGGCGGGCGGGGGCGGTGAACCGGTCCTCGTCCTCGACGACGTGTTCGCGGAGCTGGACGCCCGACGTCGCACCCGCCTCGCGTCGATCGTCGCGTCCGCCGAGCAGGTTCTGGTCACGGCCGCGGTCGCGGAGGACGTGCCGGAGGAGCTCGAGGGCGCGAGGATGGACGTCATGGGCGGGGAGGTCCTGCGTGTCCGGTGAGGGAGAGGACGCCGCTCCCGACGACGGCGTGGAGGCGGCAGCGGCGGCTCTCGGCCGCGCGCGCCGGGCGGCCGAGGAGCGCGGCATCCGTCCCGGGACCCGGCCCCGGCCGAGGCGTGGCGGGGCGAGCCTCCCGGGTGCGACGTCCCGCGATGCCCGCGACCCCGAGCTCGTCGCCTCGACGCTGGGACGGGTCCTCGCGGAGCGCGGCTGGA includes these proteins:
- the gnd gene encoding phosphogluconate dehydrogenase (NAD(+)-dependent, decarboxylating) translates to MHIGLVGIGRMGANMQERLREHGHEVTGYDQDPGVSDVASLEQLVAALPAPRVVWVMVPAGEITHAVIGDLRGLLAAGDLVIDGGNSNFREDKVHADDLAGHGIRYLDVGVSGGVWGRENGYGLMVGGAPDDVAEVMPVFDALRPEGDRDEGFVHVGPVGAGHYAKMVHNGIEYGLMQSYAEGYEILAARDDLVADVGGVFKAWQRGTVVRSWLLELMVRALEQDPDLEQISGWTADSGEGRWTVQEAVEHAVPAPVISAALFARFASRQEDSPAMKAVAALRQQFGGHATKPAADG
- the dnaN gene encoding DNA polymerase III subunit beta; amino-acid sequence: MKFRVDRDVLADAVTWTARTLPTRPSIPVLAGVRIEADPQGALRLSSFDYEVSALSEIAADVPDAGTVLVSGRLLAEISRALPGKPVDVELDGTRVVLTCGSSRFTLLTMPLDDYPSLPAMPPASGTVDAGTLAEAVAQVTIAASRDETLPLLTGVRVEIEGDKLTLLATDRYRLAMRELSWNPASPGLEATALVRARTLSEVAKSLTSAGAVSISLPNGDGKDLVGFEAGGRRTTSLLVEGDYPPVRRLFPEATTSHAVASTNELVEAARRVSLVAERNTPIRLTFSEGQVVLEAGQGDDAQASEAIESTLTGEPITTAFNPGYLLDGLGVVGTEFTRLSFTHGTKPAVLTGQPKLEDDDADRDVFRYLIQPIRFAS
- the recF gene encoding DNA replication/repair protein RecF (All proteins in this family for which functions are known are DNA-binding proteins that assist the filamentation of RecA onto DNA for the initiation of recombination or recombinational repair.), which gives rise to MYVSDLALTDFRSYADLVIGLEPGITAFVGPNGQGKTNLVEAIGYLGTFSSHRVSGDAALVRWGAERAVVRAKVVRRARPTLVELEIVAGRANRARVDRSPVSRVREAAGIARSVIFAPEDLALVKGDPDGRRRFLDDLLVQLSPRLAGVRSEYERVLRQRTALLKSAGPARRRSGDGEPAALRTLDVWDGHLARAGAELVAARVRLVQDLRPHVGATYEQVSAAQSEARISYRASVEEARPDDAPTEVVESVETELTRADLVEARLLEAMARLRTREIERGVSLVGPHRDDLVLTLADMPAKGYASHGESWSYALALRLASYALLRDDGEAGGGGEPVLVLDDVFAELDARRRTRLASIVASAEQVLVTAAVAEDVPEELEGARMDVMGGEVLRVR
- the dnaA gene encoding chromosomal replication initiator protein DnaA; the protein is MAAADSSNGDVPGEDSLEGNWARTVTVLGESGSLGAPQLAFVRLTRPLGLIDETLLLAVPSDFAKEFLETRAREQIMRALAASFGRTLRFAVTVDPSLQDAVPAESSAEEMRDAEAAAPEPIERSARAQQRADALASQARTAGSDGARLNATYTFDTFVIGSSNRFAHAAATAVAEAPAKAYNPLFIYGDSGLGKTHLLHAIGHYAQRLYPGIAVRYVNSEEFTNDFINSIRDDKAEAFQRRYRSVEVLLVDDIQFLQGKEQTMEEFFHTFNTLHNANKQVVITSDVAPKYLEGFADRMRSRFEWGLITDIQPPDLETRIAILRKKAGSERLSAPDDVLEYIASRISTNIRELEGALIRVTAFANLNEQQVDLALAEMVLKDLITDDDTTEITPAVIMAQTANYFGVSIDALCSADRTRVLVNARQIAMYLCRELTDLSLPKIGQIFGGRDHTTVMHANRKIRELMAKQRSTFNQVTELTNRIKQQNRA